Proteins encoded by one window of Agelaius phoeniceus isolate bAgePho1 chromosome 3, bAgePho1.hap1, whole genome shotgun sequence:
- the SCCPDH gene encoding saccharopine dehydrogenase-like oxidoreductase: MPALPGAAVSTKAARPMTARSSTMAAGRVYDIVVFGASGFTGQFVVEEVARAAAATAAGEGQLCSGRLRWAVAGRNREKLRAVLDRAAGQLGKAALGDEVGVLLCDVDDAGSLAAMAKQTRVVLSCVGPYRFFGEPVVKACVENGASFIDICGEPQFLEGMYLKYNEKAAEKGVYVIGSCGFDSIPADMGVLYTRDKLKGTLTAVESFLSVKSGPEGLGVHDGTWKSAVYGIADEASLKKLRKQIGYAAIPVVGAKLKKRGFMFYSPEFKEYCLRFMGADGSVVKRTQHYLHTELQQTPVQYGAYVTVGGLGSVIKLMFLGMLFLLLVKFNFGRKLLTKYPEFFSAGRFSKKGPTQKQMDETSFTMTFFGEGYSEGQDPQNAKPNMKICTEVKGPEPGYVATPIAMVQAALSLLEDSASLPKQGGVYSPGAAFSKTKLIDRLNKRGIEFSVISKPEVRT, encoded by the exons ATGCCAGCGCTGCCCGGCGCTGCCGTCAGTACGAAGGCTGCTCGCCCCATGACGGCCCGCAGTAGCACCATGGCGGCCGGGCGGGTCTACGACATCGTGGTGTTCGGCGCCTCGGGCTTCACCGGCCAGTTCGTGGTGGAGGAGGtggcgcgggcggcggcggcgacgGCCGCTGGCGAGGGGCAGCTGTGCAGCGGCCGCCTGCGCTGGGCCGTGGCCGGGCGGAACCGCGAGAAGCTGCGGGCGGTGCTGGATCGGGCGGCCGGGCAGCTGG GGAAGGCGGCGCTCGGGGACGAGGTCGGCGTGCTGCTCTGCGATGTGGACGACGCGGGCTCGCTGGCAGCCATGGCGAAGCAGACCCGGGTGGTACTGAGCTGCGTGGGCCCG TATAGATTCTTTGGAGAACCTGTGGTCAAAGCTTGTGTTGAAAATGGTGCAAGCTTCATTGACATTTGTGGAGAACCCCAG tttctgGAAGGAATGTACCTGAAATACAATGagaaagctgcagaaaagggGGTATATGTCATTGGAAGCTGTGGTTTTGACTCCATACCGGCAGATATGGGAGTACTGTACACCAGAGACAAGCTGAAAG GTACCTTAACTGCTGTTGAAAGTTTCCTGTCGGTGAAATCTGGGCCTGAG GGTCTTGGTGTACATGATGGGACCTGGAAATCAGCTGTCTATGGCATTGCAGATGAAGCCAGCCTGAAGAAGCTGCGAAAACAGATAGGATATGCCGCTATTCCAGTAGTTGGTGCAAAGCTTAAAAAAAG gGGATTTATGTTTTACAGTCCGGAATTCAAGGAGTACTGTCTTAGATTTATGGGAGCTGATGGTTCTGTCGTGAAAAGGACTCAGCATTATTTGCACACTGAGTTGCAGCAAACACCT GTCCAGTATGGTGCTTATGTGACCGTAGGTGGTCTTGGCTCTGTTATCAAGCTGATGTTTCTGGGCATGTTATTTCTTCTTCTGGTGAAGTTTAACTTTGGAAGAAAACTTCTGACAAAA TACCCAGAATTTTTCTCTGCTGGACGCTTCTCAAAGAAAGGACCAACCCAGAAGCAG ATGGATGAAACCTCTTTTACAATGACGTTTTTTGGTGAGGGTTACAGTGAGGGACAAGATCCCCAGAATGCCAAACCAAATATGAAGATCTGCACTGAAGTGAAAGGACCAG aGCCTGGATATGTTGCTACACCAATTGCAATGGTTCAAGCAGCTCTATCTCTTCTGGAAGATTCAGCTTCTCTGCCTAAACA GGGTGGTGTGTattccccaggagctgccttcTCGAAAACAAAACTGATTGATCGCCTCAACAAGCGTGGTATTGAGTTCTCTGTTATTAGCAAGCCTGAAGTCAGAACATAA